In Myxocyprinus asiaticus isolate MX2 ecotype Aquarium Trade chromosome 16, UBuf_Myxa_2, whole genome shotgun sequence, a single window of DNA contains:
- the otud7b gene encoding OTU domain-containing protein 7B isoform X1, translating into MTLDMDAVLSDFVRSTGAEPGLARDLLEGKNWDLTAALSDFEQLRQVHAGNLSCTFTEEREYPTIDKEMARMGRPLLHRQDEVVQAATEKRLSRGISHASSTIVSLARSHVSCTGSINEPLLDTPLCTFQLPDLTIYRDDFRGFIERDLIEQSMMVALEHAGRLNWWTRLGTGCQSLLPLATSGDGNCLLHAASLGMWGFHDRDLMLRKSLYALMDHGQEREALKRRWRWQQTMQNKESGLVYTEEEWQKEWNELLKLASSEPRIHYSTNGSNSAESQEEPVYESLEEFHVFVLAHVLRRPIVVVADTMLRDSGGEAFAPIPFGGIYLPLEVPANKCHRSPLVLAYDQAHFSALVSMEQKDSSKEQVVIPLTDSDHKMLPLHFAVDPGEEWEWGKDDNDNVMLASVTLSLEAKLHLLHSYMTVTWLPLPCEVQQAPLAQPESPTASAGEDARTPPDSGESDKESVSSSSNGNGDSSTAGTSGTTGKTSGGSSSTSSSSSNSSTGLTGTLGKEKGKKDKDKDKKRADSVANKLGSFGKSLGSKLKKNVGGLMTGKNASGTGGKQEGQEKKKGSLRGRKGSKDSSPSIQTSSEDSGKGSPSSNSERQNGNCSSEGDPFKYSSDVKVSLSILRSAMQGERKYIFAALLTTSNRQPFQEEMIQHYLVDAEERFHAEQEQRREAERKAPGGLAMTGGSQLKKDMAELSYRCSEGKEEATDNSPPTFNAFKSSSFSPAMYSGVVTIPRPTFIDHSPTPITQHLHMHGYMDTRRQLAGGSPSSYSGLPSYATLPRHCPLAQGPPHTQYHPPSTTLGSPSRIAPCLTSFSQEHDPTDYPAETSGGGYTNGLRDFRSTLDSRNGLMPVRHYSLGSAGGLANLQSTKCRTSTCNYYGHPETGNYCSYCYREELKRRETEPAIHRF; encoded by the exons CAGCCACAGAGAAGCGCCTGTCGAGGGGAATTTCTCATGCCAGCTCCACCATCGTCTCTCTGGCCCGTTCGCACGTGTCCTGTACAGGCAGCATCAACGAGCCGCTTCTCGACACTCCGCTCTGCACTTTCCAGTTGCCCGACCTCACCATCTACAGAGATgacttccggggcttcattgaAAGAGATCTTATCGAGCAGTCTATGATGGTGGCTTTGGAGCATGCTG GCCGGCTAAACTGGTGGACTCGTTTGGGGACTGGCTGTCAGAGTTTATTGCCTCTGGCTACTAGTGGAGATGGGAATTGCCTGTTACATGCAGCTTCTCTGG GTATGTGGGGCTTCCATGATCGAGACCTGATGTTGCGTAAGTCTCTCTATGCACTGATGGATCATGGACAGGAGAGGGAGGCGCTAAAGCGCAGATGGAGATGGCAACAGACCATGCAGAACAAAGAG tcagGGTTGGTGTACACGGAGGAAGAGTGGCAGAAAGAGTGGAATGAGTTGTTGAAACTGGCATCTAGTGAACCCAGGATACATTACAGCACCAATGGCAGCAACAG TGCTGAGTCGCAAGAGGAGCCGGTGTATGAGAGTCTGGAGGAGTTTCATGTGTTTGTTCTGGCTCACGTGCTCCGCAGGCCGATAGTGGTGGTGGCCGACACCATGCTGCGAGACTCTGGAGGAGAAG CTTTTGCACCAATCCCATTTGGAGGGATTTACCTGCCCCTGGAAGTACCAGCCAACAAGTGTCACCGCTCCCCTCTTGTTCTGGCATATGACCAGGCCCATTTTTCCGCCCTGGTCTCAATGGAGCAGAAGGACAGTTCAAAAGAGCAAG TGGTTATCCCATTGACCGATTCGGACCATAAGATGCTGCCTTTGCACTTTGCTGTGGATCCGGGGGAAGAATGGGAGTGGGGCAAAGATGACAACGACAATGTGATGCTAGCAAG TGTAACTCTATCTCTGGAGGCCAAGCTTCATCTGCTGCACAGCTACATGACTGTCACCTGGCTTCCTCTGCCATGTGAGGTACAG CAAGCCCCACTGGCTCAGCCAGAGTCACCTACAGCATCTGCAGGAGAGGATGCCCGCACCCCGCCGGACTCGGGAGAGTCTGATAAGGAGTCAGTCAGCAGCAGTTCCAACGGCAACGGAGATAGCAGTACTGCCGGAACCAGTGGGACAACTGGCAAAACTAGTGGTGGCTCGTCCAGTACTTCTAGCTCGTCCAGCAACAGTTCGACAGGACTGACCGGCACACTTGGCAAGGAGAAGGGCAAGAAAGACAAGGATAAGGACAAGAAACGTGCAGACTCAGTTGCCAACAAGCTGGGTAGCTTTGGCAAGAGCCTGGGCAGTAAGCTGAAGAAGAATGTGGGAGGCCTGATGACAGGGAAGAATGCAAGTGGGACTGGAGGCAAACAGGAGGGCCAGGAAAAAAAGAAAGGCTCTCTGAGAGGTCGTAAGGGCAGTAAGGACAGCTCTCCCTCCATTCAGACCAGCTCTGAGGACTCCGGGAAAGGTTCACCCTCCTCAAACAGCGAGCGGCAAAATGGAAACTGCTCTTCCGAAGGTGACCCTTTCAAATACAGCTCGGACGTGAAGGTAAGTCTTAGCATCCTCCGATCCGCCATGCAAGGCGAGAGAAAGTACATCTTTGCTGCACTACTCACTACCAGCAACCGGCAGCCGTTCCAGGAGGAGATGATCCAGCATTACCTGGTGGACGCAGAGGAGCGCTTCCATGCAGAGCAGGAACAGAGGAGGGAAGCTGAGCGCAAAGCGCCGGGGGGTCTTGCAATGACTGGTGGATCCCAATTGAAAAAGGACATGGCGGAGCTAAGTTACCGATGTTCTGAAGGCAAGGAGGAAGCTACTGACAACTCGCCTCCTACCTTCAACGCTTTTAAGTCCTCTTCTTTCAGCCCAGCCATGTACTCGGGTGTTGTCACCATACCAAGGCCCACATTCATTGATCATTCTCCTACCCCAATCACCCAACATCTACATATGCATGGGTACATGGATACTCGACGGCAGCTTGCAGGAGGATCACCTTCTTCTTACTCCGGCCTGCCATCCTATGCAACACTACCACGACACTGTCCTCTAGCACAGGGTCCTCCCCATACCCAGTACCATCCGCCTTCCACCACTTTGGGGAGCCCGTCCCGTATCGCTCCCTGCTTGACGTCTTTTTCCCAGGAGCATGACCCAACTGATTACCCTGCCGAAACGAGCGGAGGAGGGTATACAAATGGCTTGCGGGACTTCCGCTCAACTTTGGACAGTCGCAATGGGCTAATGCCTGTGAGACATTACTCCTTAGGCAGTGCAGGTGGCCTGGCCAATCTGCAGTCCACCAAATGCAGAACGTCTACCTGCAATTACTATGGCCACCCAGAGACGGGCAACTACTGCTCTTACTGCTACAGAGAAGAGCTGAAGAGAAGGGAAACAGAGCCAGCCATTCACAGGTTCTGA
- the otud7b gene encoding OTU domain-containing protein 7B isoform X2 has product MTLDMDAVLSDFVRSTGAEPGLARDLLEGKNWDLTAALSDFEQLRQVHAGNLSCTFTEEREYPTIDKEMARMGRPLLHRQDEVVQATEKRLSRGISHASSTIVSLARSHVSCTGSINEPLLDTPLCTFQLPDLTIYRDDFRGFIERDLIEQSMMVALEHAGRLNWWTRLGTGCQSLLPLATSGDGNCLLHAASLGMWGFHDRDLMLRKSLYALMDHGQEREALKRRWRWQQTMQNKESGLVYTEEEWQKEWNELLKLASSEPRIHYSTNGSNSAESQEEPVYESLEEFHVFVLAHVLRRPIVVVADTMLRDSGGEAFAPIPFGGIYLPLEVPANKCHRSPLVLAYDQAHFSALVSMEQKDSSKEQVVIPLTDSDHKMLPLHFAVDPGEEWEWGKDDNDNVMLASVTLSLEAKLHLLHSYMTVTWLPLPCEVQQAPLAQPESPTASAGEDARTPPDSGESDKESVSSSSNGNGDSSTAGTSGTTGKTSGGSSSTSSSSSNSSTGLTGTLGKEKGKKDKDKDKKRADSVANKLGSFGKSLGSKLKKNVGGLMTGKNASGTGGKQEGQEKKKGSLRGRKGSKDSSPSIQTSSEDSGKGSPSSNSERQNGNCSSEGDPFKYSSDVKVSLSILRSAMQGERKYIFAALLTTSNRQPFQEEMIQHYLVDAEERFHAEQEQRREAERKAPGGLAMTGGSQLKKDMAELSYRCSEGKEEATDNSPPTFNAFKSSSFSPAMYSGVVTIPRPTFIDHSPTPITQHLHMHGYMDTRRQLAGGSPSSYSGLPSYATLPRHCPLAQGPPHTQYHPPSTTLGSPSRIAPCLTSFSQEHDPTDYPAETSGGGYTNGLRDFRSTLDSRNGLMPVRHYSLGSAGGLANLQSTKCRTSTCNYYGHPETGNYCSYCYREELKRRETEPAIHRF; this is encoded by the exons CCACAGAGAAGCGCCTGTCGAGGGGAATTTCTCATGCCAGCTCCACCATCGTCTCTCTGGCCCGTTCGCACGTGTCCTGTACAGGCAGCATCAACGAGCCGCTTCTCGACACTCCGCTCTGCACTTTCCAGTTGCCCGACCTCACCATCTACAGAGATgacttccggggcttcattgaAAGAGATCTTATCGAGCAGTCTATGATGGTGGCTTTGGAGCATGCTG GCCGGCTAAACTGGTGGACTCGTTTGGGGACTGGCTGTCAGAGTTTATTGCCTCTGGCTACTAGTGGAGATGGGAATTGCCTGTTACATGCAGCTTCTCTGG GTATGTGGGGCTTCCATGATCGAGACCTGATGTTGCGTAAGTCTCTCTATGCACTGATGGATCATGGACAGGAGAGGGAGGCGCTAAAGCGCAGATGGAGATGGCAACAGACCATGCAGAACAAAGAG tcagGGTTGGTGTACACGGAGGAAGAGTGGCAGAAAGAGTGGAATGAGTTGTTGAAACTGGCATCTAGTGAACCCAGGATACATTACAGCACCAATGGCAGCAACAG TGCTGAGTCGCAAGAGGAGCCGGTGTATGAGAGTCTGGAGGAGTTTCATGTGTTTGTTCTGGCTCACGTGCTCCGCAGGCCGATAGTGGTGGTGGCCGACACCATGCTGCGAGACTCTGGAGGAGAAG CTTTTGCACCAATCCCATTTGGAGGGATTTACCTGCCCCTGGAAGTACCAGCCAACAAGTGTCACCGCTCCCCTCTTGTTCTGGCATATGACCAGGCCCATTTTTCCGCCCTGGTCTCAATGGAGCAGAAGGACAGTTCAAAAGAGCAAG TGGTTATCCCATTGACCGATTCGGACCATAAGATGCTGCCTTTGCACTTTGCTGTGGATCCGGGGGAAGAATGGGAGTGGGGCAAAGATGACAACGACAATGTGATGCTAGCAAG TGTAACTCTATCTCTGGAGGCCAAGCTTCATCTGCTGCACAGCTACATGACTGTCACCTGGCTTCCTCTGCCATGTGAGGTACAG CAAGCCCCACTGGCTCAGCCAGAGTCACCTACAGCATCTGCAGGAGAGGATGCCCGCACCCCGCCGGACTCGGGAGAGTCTGATAAGGAGTCAGTCAGCAGCAGTTCCAACGGCAACGGAGATAGCAGTACTGCCGGAACCAGTGGGACAACTGGCAAAACTAGTGGTGGCTCGTCCAGTACTTCTAGCTCGTCCAGCAACAGTTCGACAGGACTGACCGGCACACTTGGCAAGGAGAAGGGCAAGAAAGACAAGGATAAGGACAAGAAACGTGCAGACTCAGTTGCCAACAAGCTGGGTAGCTTTGGCAAGAGCCTGGGCAGTAAGCTGAAGAAGAATGTGGGAGGCCTGATGACAGGGAAGAATGCAAGTGGGACTGGAGGCAAACAGGAGGGCCAGGAAAAAAAGAAAGGCTCTCTGAGAGGTCGTAAGGGCAGTAAGGACAGCTCTCCCTCCATTCAGACCAGCTCTGAGGACTCCGGGAAAGGTTCACCCTCCTCAAACAGCGAGCGGCAAAATGGAAACTGCTCTTCCGAAGGTGACCCTTTCAAATACAGCTCGGACGTGAAGGTAAGTCTTAGCATCCTCCGATCCGCCATGCAAGGCGAGAGAAAGTACATCTTTGCTGCACTACTCACTACCAGCAACCGGCAGCCGTTCCAGGAGGAGATGATCCAGCATTACCTGGTGGACGCAGAGGAGCGCTTCCATGCAGAGCAGGAACAGAGGAGGGAAGCTGAGCGCAAAGCGCCGGGGGGTCTTGCAATGACTGGTGGATCCCAATTGAAAAAGGACATGGCGGAGCTAAGTTACCGATGTTCTGAAGGCAAGGAGGAAGCTACTGACAACTCGCCTCCTACCTTCAACGCTTTTAAGTCCTCTTCTTTCAGCCCAGCCATGTACTCGGGTGTTGTCACCATACCAAGGCCCACATTCATTGATCATTCTCCTACCCCAATCACCCAACATCTACATATGCATGGGTACATGGATACTCGACGGCAGCTTGCAGGAGGATCACCTTCTTCTTACTCCGGCCTGCCATCCTATGCAACACTACCACGACACTGTCCTCTAGCACAGGGTCCTCCCCATACCCAGTACCATCCGCCTTCCACCACTTTGGGGAGCCCGTCCCGTATCGCTCCCTGCTTGACGTCTTTTTCCCAGGAGCATGACCCAACTGATTACCCTGCCGAAACGAGCGGAGGAGGGTATACAAATGGCTTGCGGGACTTCCGCTCAACTTTGGACAGTCGCAATGGGCTAATGCCTGTGAGACATTACTCCTTAGGCAGTGCAGGTGGCCTGGCCAATCTGCAGTCCACCAAATGCAGAACGTCTACCTGCAATTACTATGGCCACCCAGAGACGGGCAACTACTGCTCTTACTGCTACAGAGAAGAGCTGAAGAGAAGGGAAACAGAGCCAGCCATTCACAGGTTCTGA
- the otud7b gene encoding OTU domain-containing protein 7B isoform X4 — protein sequence MTLDMDAVLSDFVRSTGAEPGLARDLLEGKNWDLTAALSDFEQLRQVHAGNLSCTFTEEREYPTIDKEMARMGRPLLHRQDEVVQATEKRLSRGISHASSTIVSLARSHVSCTGSINEPLLDTPLCTFQLPDLTIYRDDFRGFIERDLIEQSMMVALEHAGRLNWWTRLGTGCQSLLPLATSGDGNCLLHAASLGMWGFHDRDLMLRKSLYALMDHGQEREALKRRWRWQQTMQNKESGLVYTEEEWQKEWNELLKLASSEPRIHYSTNGSNSAESQEEPVYESLEEFHVFVLAHVLRRPIVVVADTMLRDSGGEAFAPIPFGGIYLPLEVPANKCHRSPLVLAYDQAHFSALVSMEQKDSSKEQVVIPLTDSDHKMLPLHFAVDPGEEWEWGKDDNDNVMLASVTLSLEAKLHLLHSYMTVTWLPLPCEQAPLAQPESPTASAGEDARTPPDSGESDKESVSSSSNGNGDSSTAGTSGTTGKTSGGSSSTSSSSSNSSTGLTGTLGKEKGKKDKDKDKKRADSVANKLGSFGKSLGSKLKKNVGGLMTGKNASGTGGKQEGQEKKKGSLRGRKGSKDSSPSIQTSSEDSGKGSPSSNSERQNGNCSSEGDPFKYSSDVKVSLSILRSAMQGERKYIFAALLTTSNRQPFQEEMIQHYLVDAEERFHAEQEQRREAERKAPGGLAMTGGSQLKKDMAELSYRCSEGKEEATDNSPPTFNAFKSSSFSPAMYSGVVTIPRPTFIDHSPTPITQHLHMHGYMDTRRQLAGGSPSSYSGLPSYATLPRHCPLAQGPPHTQYHPPSTTLGSPSRIAPCLTSFSQEHDPTDYPAETSGGGYTNGLRDFRSTLDSRNGLMPVRHYSLGSAGGLANLQSTKCRTSTCNYYGHPETGNYCSYCYREELKRRETEPAIHRF from the exons CCACAGAGAAGCGCCTGTCGAGGGGAATTTCTCATGCCAGCTCCACCATCGTCTCTCTGGCCCGTTCGCACGTGTCCTGTACAGGCAGCATCAACGAGCCGCTTCTCGACACTCCGCTCTGCACTTTCCAGTTGCCCGACCTCACCATCTACAGAGATgacttccggggcttcattgaAAGAGATCTTATCGAGCAGTCTATGATGGTGGCTTTGGAGCATGCTG GCCGGCTAAACTGGTGGACTCGTTTGGGGACTGGCTGTCAGAGTTTATTGCCTCTGGCTACTAGTGGAGATGGGAATTGCCTGTTACATGCAGCTTCTCTGG GTATGTGGGGCTTCCATGATCGAGACCTGATGTTGCGTAAGTCTCTCTATGCACTGATGGATCATGGACAGGAGAGGGAGGCGCTAAAGCGCAGATGGAGATGGCAACAGACCATGCAGAACAAAGAG tcagGGTTGGTGTACACGGAGGAAGAGTGGCAGAAAGAGTGGAATGAGTTGTTGAAACTGGCATCTAGTGAACCCAGGATACATTACAGCACCAATGGCAGCAACAG TGCTGAGTCGCAAGAGGAGCCGGTGTATGAGAGTCTGGAGGAGTTTCATGTGTTTGTTCTGGCTCACGTGCTCCGCAGGCCGATAGTGGTGGTGGCCGACACCATGCTGCGAGACTCTGGAGGAGAAG CTTTTGCACCAATCCCATTTGGAGGGATTTACCTGCCCCTGGAAGTACCAGCCAACAAGTGTCACCGCTCCCCTCTTGTTCTGGCATATGACCAGGCCCATTTTTCCGCCCTGGTCTCAATGGAGCAGAAGGACAGTTCAAAAGAGCAAG TGGTTATCCCATTGACCGATTCGGACCATAAGATGCTGCCTTTGCACTTTGCTGTGGATCCGGGGGAAGAATGGGAGTGGGGCAAAGATGACAACGACAATGTGATGCTAGCAAG TGTAACTCTATCTCTGGAGGCCAAGCTTCATCTGCTGCACAGCTACATGACTGTCACCTGGCTTCCTCTGCCATGTGAG CAAGCCCCACTGGCTCAGCCAGAGTCACCTACAGCATCTGCAGGAGAGGATGCCCGCACCCCGCCGGACTCGGGAGAGTCTGATAAGGAGTCAGTCAGCAGCAGTTCCAACGGCAACGGAGATAGCAGTACTGCCGGAACCAGTGGGACAACTGGCAAAACTAGTGGTGGCTCGTCCAGTACTTCTAGCTCGTCCAGCAACAGTTCGACAGGACTGACCGGCACACTTGGCAAGGAGAAGGGCAAGAAAGACAAGGATAAGGACAAGAAACGTGCAGACTCAGTTGCCAACAAGCTGGGTAGCTTTGGCAAGAGCCTGGGCAGTAAGCTGAAGAAGAATGTGGGAGGCCTGATGACAGGGAAGAATGCAAGTGGGACTGGAGGCAAACAGGAGGGCCAGGAAAAAAAGAAAGGCTCTCTGAGAGGTCGTAAGGGCAGTAAGGACAGCTCTCCCTCCATTCAGACCAGCTCTGAGGACTCCGGGAAAGGTTCACCCTCCTCAAACAGCGAGCGGCAAAATGGAAACTGCTCTTCCGAAGGTGACCCTTTCAAATACAGCTCGGACGTGAAGGTAAGTCTTAGCATCCTCCGATCCGCCATGCAAGGCGAGAGAAAGTACATCTTTGCTGCACTACTCACTACCAGCAACCGGCAGCCGTTCCAGGAGGAGATGATCCAGCATTACCTGGTGGACGCAGAGGAGCGCTTCCATGCAGAGCAGGAACAGAGGAGGGAAGCTGAGCGCAAAGCGCCGGGGGGTCTTGCAATGACTGGTGGATCCCAATTGAAAAAGGACATGGCGGAGCTAAGTTACCGATGTTCTGAAGGCAAGGAGGAAGCTACTGACAACTCGCCTCCTACCTTCAACGCTTTTAAGTCCTCTTCTTTCAGCCCAGCCATGTACTCGGGTGTTGTCACCATACCAAGGCCCACATTCATTGATCATTCTCCTACCCCAATCACCCAACATCTACATATGCATGGGTACATGGATACTCGACGGCAGCTTGCAGGAGGATCACCTTCTTCTTACTCCGGCCTGCCATCCTATGCAACACTACCACGACACTGTCCTCTAGCACAGGGTCCTCCCCATACCCAGTACCATCCGCCTTCCACCACTTTGGGGAGCCCGTCCCGTATCGCTCCCTGCTTGACGTCTTTTTCCCAGGAGCATGACCCAACTGATTACCCTGCCGAAACGAGCGGAGGAGGGTATACAAATGGCTTGCGGGACTTCCGCTCAACTTTGGACAGTCGCAATGGGCTAATGCCTGTGAGACATTACTCCTTAGGCAGTGCAGGTGGCCTGGCCAATCTGCAGTCCACCAAATGCAGAACGTCTACCTGCAATTACTATGGCCACCCAGAGACGGGCAACTACTGCTCTTACTGCTACAGAGAAGAGCTGAAGAGAAGGGAAACAGAGCCAGCCATTCACAGGTTCTGA
- the otud7b gene encoding OTU domain-containing protein 7B isoform X3: MTLDMDAVLSDFVRSTGAEPGLARDLLEGKNWDLTAALSDFEQLRQVHAGNLSCTFTEEREYPTIDKEMARMGRPLLHRQDEVVQAATEKRLSRGISHASSTIVSLARSHVSCTGSINEPLLDTPLCTFQLPDLTIYRDDFRGFIERDLIEQSMMVALEHAGRLNWWTRLGTGCQSLLPLATSGDGNCLLHAASLGMWGFHDRDLMLRKSLYALMDHGQEREALKRRWRWQQTMQNKESGLVYTEEEWQKEWNELLKLASSEPRIHYSTNGSNSAESQEEPVYESLEEFHVFVLAHVLRRPIVVVADTMLRDSGGEAFAPIPFGGIYLPLEVPANKCHRSPLVLAYDQAHFSALVSMEQKDSSKEQVVIPLTDSDHKMLPLHFAVDPGEEWEWGKDDNDNVMLASVTLSLEAKLHLLHSYMTVTWLPLPCEQAPLAQPESPTASAGEDARTPPDSGESDKESVSSSSNGNGDSSTAGTSGTTGKTSGGSSSTSSSSSNSSTGLTGTLGKEKGKKDKDKDKKRADSVANKLGSFGKSLGSKLKKNVGGLMTGKNASGTGGKQEGQEKKKGSLRGRKGSKDSSPSIQTSSEDSGKGSPSSNSERQNGNCSSEGDPFKYSSDVKVSLSILRSAMQGERKYIFAALLTTSNRQPFQEEMIQHYLVDAEERFHAEQEQRREAERKAPGGLAMTGGSQLKKDMAELSYRCSEGKEEATDNSPPTFNAFKSSSFSPAMYSGVVTIPRPTFIDHSPTPITQHLHMHGYMDTRRQLAGGSPSSYSGLPSYATLPRHCPLAQGPPHTQYHPPSTTLGSPSRIAPCLTSFSQEHDPTDYPAETSGGGYTNGLRDFRSTLDSRNGLMPVRHYSLGSAGGLANLQSTKCRTSTCNYYGHPETGNYCSYCYREELKRRETEPAIHRF, translated from the exons CAGCCACAGAGAAGCGCCTGTCGAGGGGAATTTCTCATGCCAGCTCCACCATCGTCTCTCTGGCCCGTTCGCACGTGTCCTGTACAGGCAGCATCAACGAGCCGCTTCTCGACACTCCGCTCTGCACTTTCCAGTTGCCCGACCTCACCATCTACAGAGATgacttccggggcttcattgaAAGAGATCTTATCGAGCAGTCTATGATGGTGGCTTTGGAGCATGCTG GCCGGCTAAACTGGTGGACTCGTTTGGGGACTGGCTGTCAGAGTTTATTGCCTCTGGCTACTAGTGGAGATGGGAATTGCCTGTTACATGCAGCTTCTCTGG GTATGTGGGGCTTCCATGATCGAGACCTGATGTTGCGTAAGTCTCTCTATGCACTGATGGATCATGGACAGGAGAGGGAGGCGCTAAAGCGCAGATGGAGATGGCAACAGACCATGCAGAACAAAGAG tcagGGTTGGTGTACACGGAGGAAGAGTGGCAGAAAGAGTGGAATGAGTTGTTGAAACTGGCATCTAGTGAACCCAGGATACATTACAGCACCAATGGCAGCAACAG TGCTGAGTCGCAAGAGGAGCCGGTGTATGAGAGTCTGGAGGAGTTTCATGTGTTTGTTCTGGCTCACGTGCTCCGCAGGCCGATAGTGGTGGTGGCCGACACCATGCTGCGAGACTCTGGAGGAGAAG CTTTTGCACCAATCCCATTTGGAGGGATTTACCTGCCCCTGGAAGTACCAGCCAACAAGTGTCACCGCTCCCCTCTTGTTCTGGCATATGACCAGGCCCATTTTTCCGCCCTGGTCTCAATGGAGCAGAAGGACAGTTCAAAAGAGCAAG TGGTTATCCCATTGACCGATTCGGACCATAAGATGCTGCCTTTGCACTTTGCTGTGGATCCGGGGGAAGAATGGGAGTGGGGCAAAGATGACAACGACAATGTGATGCTAGCAAG TGTAACTCTATCTCTGGAGGCCAAGCTTCATCTGCTGCACAGCTACATGACTGTCACCTGGCTTCCTCTGCCATGTGAG CAAGCCCCACTGGCTCAGCCAGAGTCACCTACAGCATCTGCAGGAGAGGATGCCCGCACCCCGCCGGACTCGGGAGAGTCTGATAAGGAGTCAGTCAGCAGCAGTTCCAACGGCAACGGAGATAGCAGTACTGCCGGAACCAGTGGGACAACTGGCAAAACTAGTGGTGGCTCGTCCAGTACTTCTAGCTCGTCCAGCAACAGTTCGACAGGACTGACCGGCACACTTGGCAAGGAGAAGGGCAAGAAAGACAAGGATAAGGACAAGAAACGTGCAGACTCAGTTGCCAACAAGCTGGGTAGCTTTGGCAAGAGCCTGGGCAGTAAGCTGAAGAAGAATGTGGGAGGCCTGATGACAGGGAAGAATGCAAGTGGGACTGGAGGCAAACAGGAGGGCCAGGAAAAAAAGAAAGGCTCTCTGAGAGGTCGTAAGGGCAGTAAGGACAGCTCTCCCTCCATTCAGACCAGCTCTGAGGACTCCGGGAAAGGTTCACCCTCCTCAAACAGCGAGCGGCAAAATGGAAACTGCTCTTCCGAAGGTGACCCTTTCAAATACAGCTCGGACGTGAAGGTAAGTCTTAGCATCCTCCGATCCGCCATGCAAGGCGAGAGAAAGTACATCTTTGCTGCACTACTCACTACCAGCAACCGGCAGCCGTTCCAGGAGGAGATGATCCAGCATTACCTGGTGGACGCAGAGGAGCGCTTCCATGCAGAGCAGGAACAGAGGAGGGAAGCTGAGCGCAAAGCGCCGGGGGGTCTTGCAATGACTGGTGGATCCCAATTGAAAAAGGACATGGCGGAGCTAAGTTACCGATGTTCTGAAGGCAAGGAGGAAGCTACTGACAACTCGCCTCCTACCTTCAACGCTTTTAAGTCCTCTTCTTTCAGCCCAGCCATGTACTCGGGTGTTGTCACCATACCAAGGCCCACATTCATTGATCATTCTCCTACCCCAATCACCCAACATCTACATATGCATGGGTACATGGATACTCGACGGCAGCTTGCAGGAGGATCACCTTCTTCTTACTCCGGCCTGCCATCCTATGCAACACTACCACGACACTGTCCTCTAGCACAGGGTCCTCCCCATACCCAGTACCATCCGCCTTCCACCACTTTGGGGAGCCCGTCCCGTATCGCTCCCTGCTTGACGTCTTTTTCCCAGGAGCATGACCCAACTGATTACCCTGCCGAAACGAGCGGAGGAGGGTATACAAATGGCTTGCGGGACTTCCGCTCAACTTTGGACAGTCGCAATGGGCTAATGCCTGTGAGACATTACTCCTTAGGCAGTGCAGGTGGCCTGGCCAATCTGCAGTCCACCAAATGCAGAACGTCTACCTGCAATTACTATGGCCACCCAGAGACGGGCAACTACTGCTCTTACTGCTACAGAGAAGAGCTGAAGAGAAGGGAAACAGAGCCAGCCATTCACAGGTTCTGA